A genomic segment from Tolypothrix sp. NIES-4075 encodes:
- a CDS encoding DUF1822 family protein, whose product MLNSTDIRLLLPESIWLEAEHFQAAKKISDGHRPAGSDTFSCRRRFANGTLRERVNNEADKWQTYLNALALLGFEEWLSTRINQLPIKRDSNISYLKVGEFKLCLIATENILDEEVNIAVDIIERPELAAHFYVLLEVLEEQEEVIIRGFLRYDELVNYTIKLQPRDNFYRLPLAEFDPEPNHLLFYSRFLEPTAIALPVATETKAEENLVVYLQETTTKLSQWLQGVIDESWQAIDTLISPEVNLAFSTRSLELATKRGKLIDLGIQLSHQTVALLVNITEEAEEKISISIQLHPTGKEKYLPRNIKVTLLSKAENILQQVEARGQDNYIQLKLFKGERGKRFSIEVSLDELSVRENFEL is encoded by the coding sequence ATGCTTAATTCCACTGATATAAGATTGTTACTACCCGAATCTATTTGGTTAGAAGCAGAACATTTTCAAGCAGCGAAAAAAATTAGCGATGGTCATAGACCCGCTGGGAGCGATACCTTCTCCTGTCGGAGACGCTTTGCGAACGGCACACTGCGTGAACGCGTTAATAATGAAGCTGATAAATGGCAAACTTATTTGAATGCACTAGCGCTACTTGGCTTTGAAGAATGGCTGAGTACACGCATCAACCAGCTACCAATCAAGCGTGATTCAAATATCAGCTATCTCAAAGTTGGTGAATTTAAACTTTGTCTAATTGCTACTGAAAATATACTTGACGAAGAGGTAAATATAGCAGTAGATATCATTGAAAGACCTGAATTAGCGGCTCATTTCTATGTCTTACTTGAAGTCTTAGAAGAGCAAGAAGAAGTAATAATTAGAGGCTTTTTGCGTTACGATGAACTAGTTAATTATACTATCAAACTACAACCACGAGATAATTTTTATCGGCTACCGCTAGCAGAATTTGACCCAGAACCAAATCACCTGTTATTTTACTCGCGTTTTTTAGAACCGACAGCTATTGCTTTACCTGTAGCCACAGAAACAAAAGCAGAAGAAAATTTAGTTGTATATCTACAAGAAACTACAACTAAATTAAGCCAATGGTTACAAGGTGTGATTGATGAAAGTTGGCAAGCTATTGATACACTTATAAGCCCAGAAGTGAATTTAGCTTTCAGTACTAGGAGTCTTGAACTAGCGACAAAGCGAGGCAAATTGATTGACTTAGGAATACAACTAAGTCATCAAACTGTAGCGTTACTAGTGAATATTACTGAAGAAGCTGAAGAAAAAATATCTATTTCCATACAATTGCATCCAACGGGTAAAGAAAAATATTTGCCACGAAATATCAAAGTTACTTTATTATCTAAAGCGGAGAATATTCTTCAGCAAGTCGAAGCTAGAGGTCAAGATAATTACATTCAACTTAAGCTTTTTAAGGGCGAAAGAGGTAAACGCTTTAGCATTGAAGTTAGTTTAGACGAGCTTAGTGTGAGAGAAAATTTTGAAC
- a CDS encoding CAP domain-containing protein, with protein sequence MVGQTYTVKQGDFLSSIAQQFYGDSSEASWRRIYEANKALIGPDPTQIKVGMVLTIPGVSAPQPSNNNIVNRVLQLTNIERSKASLPPLKLNPQLTAAAQTHSENMARSRSISHQLPGELSLGDRISHTGYKWSEIAENVAAGQKTPEQAVSVWINEVPPNDGHRRNILNPNYRELGVGYSNNYWTQDFASPAY encoded by the coding sequence ATGGTAGGTCAAACTTATACCGTCAAACAGGGCGACTTTCTATCATCAATCGCACAGCAATTTTACGGGGATAGCAGTGAAGCCTCATGGAGAAGAATTTACGAAGCGAATAAAGCCTTAATTGGACCTGACCCTACCCAGATCAAAGTAGGGATGGTACTTACCATTCCTGGGGTATCTGCCCCTCAACCGTCGAATAATAATATCGTCAACAGAGTTTTACAACTCACCAATATAGAGCGCAGTAAAGCTAGTTTGCCACCACTAAAATTAAATCCGCAATTGACTGCGGCAGCACAAACTCATAGCGAGAATATGGCACGGAGCAGGTCTATAAGTCACCAACTCCCTGGTGAGTTATCATTAGGCGATCGCATCTCACATACAGGCTATAAATGGTCAGAAATTGCCGAGAACGTTGCAGCAGGACAAAAGACACCAGAACAAGCAGTCTCCGTTTGGATCAACGAGGTTCCTCCCAATGATGGACATCGCAGAAACATTCTTAATCCCAATTATCGGGAGCTTGGTGTTGGTTACTCCAACAACTATTGGACACAAGATTTCGCCTCCCCCGCATACTGA
- a CDS encoding LysM peptidoglycan-binding domain-containing protein, with protein sequence MLTTQNASQTYTVQSGDTLFLIAQKVYQDGNLWSLIYEANRGIIGNDPSQIQLGMVLVIPEQNQSGNPGTSKGNFQDMLEALGAFESGFPSGNPNQYTVENSLGFIGKYQFGEALLIDLGYYKADVFYGQPGVDKNYWRGTWTGKKGIDSKAKFQNSPDVQEFAIREAFALNWNRINDTLKGQGKSINEYLGQQKTFDDNGVSKTITITLSGILAGAHLRGPYGLADLLLKNEVSHDEFGTSILRYINEYGGYQVTPEDFLNPGS encoded by the coding sequence ATGTTGACCACGCAAAATGCAAGTCAAACATATACCGTACAATCTGGTGACACCCTATTTCTAATTGCCCAAAAAGTTTACCAAGATGGTAATTTATGGTCTCTAATTTACGAAGCTAATCGCGGGATAATTGGAAATGATCCCAGTCAAATTCAACTTGGAATGGTACTTGTTATTCCCGAACAAAATCAGTCTGGTAATCCTGGTACAAGCAAGGGAAATTTTCAAGATATGCTCGAAGCACTAGGAGCATTTGAATCAGGATTCCCATCAGGAAATCCAAATCAATACACTGTTGAAAATTCACTAGGTTTTATCGGCAAGTACCAATTTGGAGAAGCCCTGCTGATTGACCTTGGCTACTACAAAGCCGATGTTTTCTATGGACAACCTGGTGTTGACAAAAATTACTGGCGGGGCACATGGACAGGAAAGAAAGGTATTGATAGCAAAGCAAAATTCCAAAATTCTCCTGATGTCCAAGAATTTGCAATTCGTGAGGCTTTTGCCTTGAACTGGAACCGGATCAACGATACGCTAAAAGGTCAAGGAAAGTCAATAAACGAATACCTCGGTCAGCAAAAAACATTTGATGATAATGGAGTGTCAAAAACAATAACAATCACCCTTTCTGGCATTCTCGCGGGGGCACACCTGCGCGGTCCTTATGGGTTAGCAGACCTTCTGCTCAAAAACGAAGTGTCTCACGATGAATTTGGCACTTCTATTCTGCGATACATAAATGAATATGGCGGTTATCAAGTTACGCCAGAAGATTTTCTAAATCCCGGTTCATAA
- a CDS encoding M12 family metallopeptidase, with amino-acid sequence MAENNLEEIKICIQILPDMSEEAQRIAIEENPQNAKNGLNFIEKFGDTVESSRMALIADKKWKPGRTLRVRFLDGDPIVHQKIAQVAQQWSQFANIKFQFGNDPDAEIRISCKLGAGSWSYIGTDALNIPKNQPTMNYGWLKPDTDNREYFRVVMHEFGHALGCIHEHQHPQAGIPWNRDAVYRYYMGAPNNWTKESVDTNIFQLYSKNITQFSQYDPQSIMHYAVPKELTIGGFEIGWNTNLSATDKQFIAQMYPQPKTGG; translated from the coding sequence ATGGCTGAAAACAACCTAGAAGAAATCAAAATCTGTATTCAGATACTACCAGATATGTCTGAAGAAGCGCAAAGAATAGCGATTGAAGAAAATCCACAGAATGCAAAAAATGGCTTGAATTTTATCGAAAAATTTGGCGACACCGTTGAGTCGTCGCGAATGGCACTTATCGCCGATAAAAAGTGGAAACCAGGTCGGACATTGCGCGTGCGCTTTTTGGATGGTGACCCCATAGTTCACCAAAAAATTGCTCAGGTAGCACAGCAATGGAGTCAATTTGCTAACATCAAGTTTCAGTTTGGCAACGATCCTGATGCAGAGATTCGCATCTCCTGCAAACTCGGTGCCGGTTCTTGGTCTTATATTGGTACTGATGCCTTAAACATTCCCAAGAATCAGCCGACAATGAATTATGGATGGCTCAAACCCGATACCGACAATAGAGAGTACTTTAGAGTTGTCATGCATGAGTTTGGTCATGCTCTTGGTTGCATCCACGAACATCAACATCCACAAGCCGGAATTCCTTGGAATCGGGATGCTGTTTACCGCTACTATATGGGTGCGCCGAACAATTGGACTAAAGAGAGCGTAGATACCAATATATTCCAACTGTATAGTAAAAACATCACTCAATTCTCCCAATACGACCCACAGTCAATCATGCACTATGCGGTTCCCAAGGAGTTAACAATCGGCGGCTTTGAAATTGGTTGGAATACCAATCTCTCAGCAACGGACAAACAATTCATCGCTCAAATGTATCCTCAGCCCAAGACTGGTGGATAA
- the crtH gene encoding carotenoid isomerase, producing MGIGYNSSLSPLSRKSPLFPTPPLPHSPTPPLPIRLFDVIVIGSGIGGLVTATQLAAKGAKVLVLERYLIPGGSAGYFERQGYKFDVGASMIFGFGDRGTTNLLKRALDAVNVSLETIPDLVQIHYHLPDFSLKVDRAYEKFLQNLTAKFPHEKEGIRRFYDECWKVFNCLNRMDLLSLEEPRYLLRSFFQHPLACLGLAKYLPQNAGDLARRYIKDPELLKFIDIECYCWSVVPADMTPMINAGMVFCDRHYGGVNYPKGGVGQIAQKLVEGLEKAGGEIHYQARVTKIIQENQRAVGVELANGKVYLGKRIVSNATRWDTFENLLPAEEIPISEKKWQQRYKKSPSFLSLHMGVKNSVLPKGTECHHILLEDWEKMASAEGTIFVSIPTLLDPDLAPTGYDIIHAFTPHWIADWQNLSASEYEAKKEEAAWRIIDRLEKIFPGLDAGLDYLEVGTPRSHRRFLGRVDGTYGPIPQRKLRGLLGMPFNRTDIPGLYCVGDSTFPGQGLNAVAFSGFACAHRIAVDLGIY from the coding sequence ATGGGTATCGGATATAATTCTTCCTTGTCCCCCCTGTCAAGAAAGTCCCCCTTGTTCCCCACTCCCCCACTCCCCCACTCCCCCACTCCCCCACTGCCCATTCGCTTATTCGATGTAATCGTCATTGGCTCTGGAATTGGTGGTTTAGTGACAGCAACTCAGCTAGCCGCAAAGGGTGCTAAAGTGCTGGTGCTGGAACGCTATCTAATTCCTGGTGGTAGTGCTGGTTACTTTGAAAGGCAAGGCTATAAATTTGATGTTGGGGCGTCGATGATTTTTGGGTTTGGCGATCGCGGCACTACCAACTTATTAAAACGCGCTCTTGATGCTGTAAATGTCAGCTTAGAGACAATTCCCGACTTAGTGCAGATTCATTATCATCTGCCCGACTTCTCTCTTAAAGTTGATCGAGCTTATGAGAAATTTTTGCAAAACCTTACTGCCAAATTTCCTCATGAAAAAGAAGGAATTCGTCGTTTTTATGACGAATGTTGGAAAGTCTTCAATTGCCTCAACAGGATGGATTTGCTGTCTCTGGAAGAACCTCGGTATTTGTTACGGTCATTTTTCCAGCACCCATTAGCGTGTCTCGGTTTAGCTAAGTATCTGCCCCAAAATGCCGGAGATTTAGCGCGACGCTATATTAAAGACCCAGAATTATTAAAATTTATCGATATTGAGTGCTATTGCTGGTCGGTAGTTCCAGCGGACATGACACCGATGATTAATGCGGGAATGGTGTTCTGTGACAGGCATTATGGAGGAGTTAACTACCCTAAAGGTGGGGTGGGACAAATTGCCCAAAAACTAGTTGAGGGTCTAGAAAAAGCTGGGGGCGAAATTCACTATCAAGCTAGAGTAACAAAAATCATTCAAGAAAATCAACGAGCCGTCGGCGTGGAACTGGCTAACGGTAAAGTATACTTGGGAAAACGCATAGTTTCTAATGCTACACGCTGGGATACGTTTGAAAATTTACTACCAGCAGAAGAAATACCAATTAGTGAAAAAAAGTGGCAACAGCGCTATAAAAAATCGCCCAGTTTTCTTAGTTTGCACATGGGGGTAAAAAATTCGGTGTTGCCCAAGGGGACAGAATGCCATCACATTTTGCTAGAAGACTGGGAAAAAATGGCTTCTGCGGAAGGGACAATTTTTGTTTCAATTCCCACTCTGCTTGACCCAGATTTAGCACCGACAGGCTATGATATAATTCACGCTTTCACGCCGCATTGGATTGCAGATTGGCAGAATTTATCTGCAAGTGAGTACGAGGCGAAGAAGGAAGAAGCAGCGTGGCGAATTATTGACCGCTTGGAGAAGATTTTTCCCGGTTTAGATGCAGGATTAGATTATTTAGAGGTGGGAACACCGCGATCGCATCGCCGCTTTTTAGGTCGTGTTGATGGCACTTATGGACCAATTCCCCAGCGTAAGTTGCGGGGTTTATTGGGGATGCCGTTTAATCGTACAGATATTCCCGGACTTTATTGCGTGGGAGATAGCACCTTTCCGGGTCAGGGTTTGAATGCGGTGGCGTTTTCGGGGTTTGCCTGCGCTCATCGCATTGCTGTAGATTTAGGAATATATTAA
- the upp gene encoding uracil phosphoribosyltransferase, producing the protein MTLQLRIYVPPHPLIKHWLAVARDAATPSVLFRSAMTELGRWLTYEAAREWLPTQETTVKSPLASCPATLIDPEMPIAVVPILRAGLGLLEGAQTLLPLASIYHLGLVRNEETLQPECYLNRLPEKFDPQTRVLITDPMLATGGSIMAAMAELTRRGVDPTLTRIVCVVAAPPALQKLSAAYPGLIIYTATIDETVNNQGYIVPGLGDAGDRIFGT; encoded by the coding sequence ATGACGCTCCAATTGCGTATTTATGTTCCGCCCCATCCTTTAATTAAGCACTGGCTGGCAGTCGCTCGTGATGCTGCGACACCTTCAGTTTTATTTCGCAGTGCGATGACTGAGTTGGGACGCTGGTTGACTTATGAAGCTGCTCGCGAGTGGTTGCCAACTCAAGAAACAACTGTTAAGAGTCCTTTAGCTTCGTGTCCTGCGACTTTGATTGACCCAGAGATGCCGATCGCAGTCGTGCCAATTCTCCGGGCAGGGTTAGGATTGCTAGAGGGAGCGCAGACTTTGCTACCTTTGGCTTCTATTTATCATCTGGGTTTAGTGCGAAATGAAGAAACTCTGCAACCAGAGTGTTACCTAAACAGATTGCCAGAAAAATTTGACCCCCAAACACGAGTGTTAATTACCGATCCGATGTTAGCAACGGGAGGATCGATTATGGCAGCAATGGCAGAATTGACACGTCGGGGTGTCGATCCGACTTTGACGCGGATTGTTTGTGTGGTGGCTGCTCCCCCAGCTTTGCAAAAATTGAGTGCTGCTTATCCGGGTTTAATAATTTACACCGCCACAATTGACGAAACCGTCAACAATCAGGGGTATATTGTACCGGGATTAGGAGATGCAGGCGATCGCATCTTTGGGACTTAA
- a CDS encoding YggT family protein: MNLLVTTLATFVQIYGALLLIRVLLTWFPNVNWYNQPFSALSQITDPYLNLFRSIIPPLGGMDFSPMLAIILLQVVGGGLVSLAQSLQFASF; encoded by the coding sequence ATGAATTTACTGGTTACTACTCTGGCTACTTTCGTACAGATATATGGCGCCCTGCTACTTATCAGGGTTCTGTTGACTTGGTTTCCCAACGTCAACTGGTACAATCAACCATTTTCTGCTTTGAGTCAGATCACCGACCCCTATCTGAATCTTTTTCGCTCAATCATTCCTCCATTAGGCGGCATGGATTTCTCACCGATGTTAGCGATTATATTGCTTCAGGTTGTGGGTGGTGGTCTTGTTAGTTTGGCACAAAGTTTGCAGTTTGCCTCATTTTAA
- a CDS encoding biotin carboxylase, which translates to MRLRSLTVVFICCVIGVLSLVFTPPAVALTQIKLFDISYHECPPELAKGTVTSSGSRAASCFIVTGKAQNDTNKTVYDADIFGRIYDANGDSVMQNRTRLGSIAEIPSGISDFDLRISVPANQPTPLKLKQFKAAGFSGQVRR; encoded by the coding sequence ATGCGCTTGCGCTCACTCACGGTTGTTTTCATTTGCTGTGTCATCGGGGTTCTTTCGTTGGTGTTTACTCCGCCCGCTGTAGCGCTGACACAAATTAAACTATTTGATATCTCCTATCATGAGTGTCCACCAGAACTGGCAAAAGGAACTGTTACCAGTAGCGGTTCTAGAGCCGCTAGCTGCTTTATTGTCACTGGTAAAGCTCAGAATGATACTAATAAAACAGTTTACGATGCAGATATTTTTGGGCGCATCTATGATGCTAACGGCGATTCGGTAATGCAAAATCGTACCCGTCTTGGTTCAATTGCGGAAATACCATCAGGTATCAGTGATTTTGACCTGAGAATTTCTGTACCTGCGAATCAGCCTACCCCATTGAAGCTGAAGCAGTTTAAAGCTGCGGGATTTAGCGGTCAAGTCCGGCGTTAA
- a CDS encoding shikimate dehydrogenase, with amino-acid sequence MQRLISGKTKLLGVIGHPVEHSLSPLMHNAALESLGLDYVYLPFPIKPDDLPKAIQGFSAIGVTGFNVTIPHKQTIMSCLSAIHPIAKSVGAVNTVLRKDNHWIGTNTDIEGFISPLQTTYRRNWQQTVAVILGNGGASRAVVAGCIQLGCTQVHVIGRNEEKLKEFRNSWDNLPPEVNLQIHKWEEMSRIISQAHLLVNTTPMGMHPNVDVSPLSAEEMRDLPRGAIAYDLIYNPSPTRFLQLARQQGAIAIDGLEMLVQQGASALRIWLDLESVPVDIMRQTLRNHLGWR; translated from the coding sequence ATGCAACGATTGATTAGTGGAAAAACAAAACTGTTAGGAGTAATTGGACATCCGGTTGAACATTCGCTGTCACCGTTGATGCATAATGCCGCTCTGGAATCTTTGGGATTAGATTACGTTTATCTACCTTTTCCCATCAAACCAGATGATTTGCCGAAAGCTATCCAAGGCTTTTCGGCGATTGGCGTTACAGGCTTTAACGTGACAATTCCTCATAAACAGACGATTATGAGTTGTTTATCGGCAATTCATCCTATTGCTAAATCTGTAGGAGCTGTAAATACTGTTCTTCGTAAAGATAACCATTGGATTGGGACAAACACTGATATAGAAGGATTTATCTCTCCTCTGCAAACAACGTATAGGCGAAATTGGCAGCAGACGGTAGCTGTAATTTTAGGCAATGGTGGGGCATCTCGCGCTGTTGTAGCCGGTTGTATCCAGCTTGGTTGTACGCAAGTTCATGTAATTGGGCGCAATGAGGAGAAGTTGAAAGAATTCCGCAATAGTTGGGATAATTTACCACCAGAAGTTAATTTGCAGATACATAAATGGGAGGAAATGTCAAGGATAATTTCCCAAGCACATTTGTTGGTAAACACAACGCCAATGGGAATGCATCCCAATGTTGATGTGTCGCCTTTAAGTGCAGAGGAAATGAGGGATTTGCCTAGAGGAGCGATCGCCTACGATTTAATATACAATCCTAGCCCAACACGATTTCTTCAACTAGCACGACAACAAGGTGCGATCGCCATTGACGGATTAGAAATGTTAGTCCAGCAAGGTGCATCAGCCTTAAGAATCTGGTTAGATTTAGAATCCGTCCCCGTAGACATCATGCGCCAAACACTAAGAAATCACCTCGGTTGGCGGTGA
- a CDS encoding alpha/beta fold hydrolase: MQATTRQATSPIPGKYWQWRGHNVYYVRAGEKNPQRPPLLLVHGFGASTDHWRKNITGLCNDFEVFAIDLLGYGRSAKPKLEYSGNLWRDQLYDFITEVIGEKAVLAGNSLGGYACLCLAAQRPDAAAGLVLLNSAGPFSENQTSSEPEALQPEIQPPKQTDALQKLLGDVVKWIFQQPLAQFLLFQYVRQRWVIRQTLEKVYLDKSAITDQLIEEIHRPSNDPGAVDVFASMFNTPQGEKNDVLLQQLTCPLLILWGEADPWMNARERSGKFRQYYPQLTEYFLQAGHCPHDEVPNQLNPLLRDWVLSISNS, translated from the coding sequence ATGCAGGCAACTACACGCCAAGCTACAAGCCCAATTCCGGGAAAATATTGGCAGTGGCGAGGGCACAACGTTTACTACGTAAGAGCGGGAGAAAAAAATCCTCAACGTCCACCTTTGCTATTAGTGCATGGGTTTGGTGCTTCTACTGACCACTGGCGTAAGAATATCACAGGACTGTGTAACGATTTTGAAGTTTTTGCGATCGACCTTTTGGGATACGGACGTTCTGCTAAACCAAAGTTGGAATATAGCGGTAATTTGTGGCGCGACCAACTTTATGACTTTATCACTGAAGTGATTGGTGAAAAAGCGGTTTTAGCAGGTAATTCCCTTGGTGGGTACGCTTGCTTGTGTTTAGCAGCGCAACGTCCTGACGCCGCAGCAGGTTTGGTTTTGCTTAACAGTGCCGGACCCTTTAGCGAAAATCAGACTTCATCAGAACCGGAAGCGTTACAACCAGAAATTCAGCCTCCCAAGCAAACAGACGCACTGCAAAAACTATTGGGTGACGTTGTTAAATGGATTTTTCAACAACCGTTAGCGCAGTTTCTTTTATTTCAATACGTGCGACAGCGTTGGGTAATTCGCCAAACTTTAGAGAAAGTGTATCTTGACAAAAGTGCGATTACAGACCAGTTGATAGAAGAAATTCATCGACCTTCTAACGATCCTGGTGCAGTGGATGTATTTGCTTCGATGTTTAACACTCCTCAAGGAGAAAAAAATGATGTGTTATTGCAGCAATTAACTTGTCCATTGTTAATATTATGGGGTGAAGCTGACCCTTGGATGAATGCTAGAGAACGTTCTGGGAAGTTTCGCCAATACTATCCTCAACTGACAGAATACTTCTTACAAGCCGGTCATTGTCCTCATGATGAAGTACCAAATCAACTAAACCCACTTTTACGAGATTGGGTTTTATCTATTTCCAATTCTTAA
- a CDS encoding clan AA aspartic protease produces the protein MMGAFHAQVKLTNAIDEALINRGLLAPGLLREHETQGLVDIGAVSLVIPTEIVEQLGLRITGQRVAQYAKGSEEPVGVTEPVIVECQGRETVAEALVVGNEVLIGQVILEQLDLLVDCKNQRLIPNPANPDYPVAMIKCLGDV, from the coding sequence ATGATGGGAGCATTTCACGCTCAAGTCAAGTTAACCAATGCTATAGATGAGGCGCTAATAAATCGAGGTTTGCTAGCACCTGGACTATTGCGCGAGCATGAAACTCAAGGATTAGTAGATATAGGGGCAGTATCTTTAGTAATTCCAACAGAGATTGTAGAACAGCTAGGTTTGCGAATTACAGGTCAGCGGGTTGCTCAATATGCTAAGGGGAGTGAAGAACCTGTAGGAGTCACCGAACCTGTAATCGTTGAGTGTCAAGGACGTGAAACTGTTGCAGAGGCTTTAGTTGTGGGTAATGAGGTGTTGATAGGTCAGGTGATTTTGGAACAGTTAGATTTACTGGTAGATTGCAAAAATCAGCGGTTGATACCGAATCCAGCTAATCCTGATTATCCAGTGGCGATGATTAAGTGTTTAGGCGATGTCTAG
- a CDS encoding zinc ribbon domain-containing protein, with translation MATVSCPRCHQSVDSQAVTCPHCRTTLKAFGHPGIPLHRATGKEYLCESCTYHADDSCNFPQRPYAKECTLYQNIEENKLQLQQQRENTSFGATVKNWIKRNSSLLLLLSLVLVCLLVALLR, from the coding sequence TTGGCTACTGTATCTTGTCCCCGTTGTCATCAATCCGTTGACAGTCAAGCTGTCACCTGTCCTCATTGCCGCACAACTCTCAAAGCGTTCGGACATCCCGGCATTCCGTTACATCGTGCTACCGGGAAAGAGTATCTGTGCGAAAGTTGCACTTACCACGCTGATGATAGTTGTAACTTTCCTCAACGTCCTTATGCTAAAGAATGTACTCTCTATCAAAACATTGAAGAGAACAAGTTACAGTTGCAGCAACAGCGTGAAAACACCAGCTTTGGTGCAACTGTAAAAAACTGGATTAAACGCAATTCGTCTTTGTTATTGTTATTAAGTTTAGTATTAGTATGTTTGTTGGTAGCTCTATTAAGATAA